The DNA region CCGGCTTCAAGGTCGGCTTCCACATGATGCCCGGGCTCCCGGGACGTGACCCCGAGGATGACATCGACGACTTCCGCGAGATATTCGACAACCCCGAGTACCGCCCCGACTACCTCAAGATATACCCCACTCTCGTCGTCGAGGACACGGGTCTCTACAAGATGTGGCAGCAGGGCGAGTTCGAGCCTCTCGGAAACGAGGAGGCGGCGGACGTAGTCGCCCGAGCGAAGAGGATGATTCCCGAGTACACGCGTCTCTCACGCGTACAGAGGGACATACCCGCCGACAACATAGAGGCGGGCGTCTGGAAGTCCAACCTCCGCCAGTTAGCGCGCCACCGTCTCGACGAGATCGGAGGCGACTGTGACTGCATAAGATGTAGAGAGGTCGGTATGAACGACGAGGCTCCCGACGACCTCGACTTCGGCTTCGACATGACCGAGTACGGCTGTGCGGGAGGCGACGAGAAGTTCCTCCAGTACAAGTCGGAGTCGGGACTCTTAGCGGGATTCCTGCGTCTGCGTTTCCCCGGACAGACAGTCCGTTCCGAACTCGAAGACTCCGCGATAGTCAGGGAGGTACACGTCTACGGAGACGAGGTCGGCGTCGGAAGACAGGGCGACGGATTCCAGCACTCGGGTCTCGGAACCGACTTGGTCGAGAGGGCGGAGGAGATGTCGCGCGACGCGGGCTACTCACGTCTCTCGGTCATAAGCGGAATAGGCGTACGTGAGTACTACAGGTCTCTCGGCTACGAGAAGGACGGTCCTTACATGGTGAAGGACTTCGAGTAATAGCCATGAACGACCGCACCCAGTCGTACGTGAGGGGACGTTTCGGCGACTACTACCGGCGCACGTCTATCGATCTTCCACGTAGCCCCGACGACCGTGAGTGGGCATTCATACCCTTCTCGGGAGGCATGGTGAGACACAGGTCTCTCCTCGACCTGGGTGACCTCGAAACCTGGCTCGCCGACCAGAAGCCTCGACACGTCTACTTCTCGAGTGCGAGGTACGAGAGCCCCGAGGCGTCGTCGATGAAGGCGAAGGGATGGACGGGAGCCCAGTTAGTCTTCGACCTCGACGCCGACCATCTACGTGAGACATCACCCGACGACTCCTACTCCGAGATGCTCTCGAACTGTAAGACTGCACTCGTGAGACTCGTCGAGTTTCTAGTCGAGGACTTCGGCTTCGACGACGTCGAGACGGTCTTCTCGGGAGGGCGCGGCTACCATGTCCACGTCTACGACGACGAGGTTCAGAGACTCGGAAGCGAGGCGAGGCGTGAGATAGTCGACTACGTACAGGGGATGGGATTCGACCCCCAACTCGCCTTCTCCGACGAGACTGCGGCGGGCGACTTCGGGAGGACGCCCACAGGGGTCAAGAAGCTTGAGTCGGGAGGATGGGGAAGACGTATACGTGACTACATACTCGACTTCGCCGACGAAGTCGCTGAGACCGAGGACGGTACTGCCGTCGAACGTCTCCGTGAGTTCGAGGGTGTGGGACAGAAGAAGGCGGAGAAGCTACTCTCGGTCTTCAGAGATCCCGACAGAAGGGAGGAACTGGCGCGGGGTAACCTCGACGTAGTCGGCGGAACACGGGGCTTCTGGGAGACACTGATGCGTGAGGCGGTCTCCGAGAGACGTGCCGAGGCTGACGAGCCCGTCACGACCGACACCAAACGTCTGATACGTCTCCCGGGGTCGCTCCACGGAGGCACGGGTCTCAGGGTCACACGCGTCGAGGTCGACGAGATAGAGTCTTTCGACCCCCTCACCGACGCCGTAGTCTTCAGCGACAGCCAGATACAGGTCGAGTCTTCGGAGCCGACGACCGTCGAGGTCGGAGGAAGAAGCTTTAATATAGACGAGGGAGTCAGTAAAGTCCCAGAGTACGCCGGAGTCTTCGCGGTACTTCGGAAGGACGTAGAGCTCGCATAACATAGCCATGGATCTCAACGACCTCAGACACACACAGTCGAAGGAGAGGGAGACCGACTCGTTACGTGACCTCCACGACTCGTTCTACTCCGACGCCGCAGAGTACATCGAGGGTCTCAGGGAGGAGCGTGACAGTCTCGACAGTCCTTACTCCGACGAGGCACAGAAGCTCAACGACGCCGTACAGACCTCACGTCAGGTTGTCGAGTCGATATACAGGAGACGTGTTGGCAAGATAGTCAAGCTTGCGTCTCTGTCGGCGAACGGCACCTCGGTCGACGAGTCGGGAATGACCGACGAGGAGCGTGAGCTCTACGACTCTATAGTCGGTCTCATACGTGACAACCACTCGAAGGTCGTCGAACGTCTCGAGGAGGGCTCGCCTCTCGATGTCGAAGACGAAGAAGACGTTGAGAGTGACGGAGAAAGAAGTCATCAGCCCGAACACGAGGCTGAGACCGACACGTCTCAGACCGATGAACTGACGCGGCACACCGACGACTCTGTCTCCGAAGCCGATCGCGAGACCGACCGTGACGACTACAAGACTGTCCGTCTCCTCGATGACCTCCCCGAGTTCGTGGCGACCGACGGCAGATCCTACTCTCTCTCGGAGGAGGACGTAGTCGTGCTTCCCGAGCCCAACGCCGACGTCCTCGTCGAAAACGAGGTCGCCGTCGAGGTCGACTCATCAAAGGACTCATCAAAGAAAAGACATTAGACGGTTCGAGTGTTAGGTCGGATAAGATGTTCGACGAGGACGATCTAGAGGAAATAAGAGAGTCTAGACAGGAGTGGGAGGAAGAGACGCTGGGACCCACGCTCGACAGGTTCGGGGAGCGTGAGGACGAGTTCACGACCGACTCGGGCATAGAGGTCGACCAGATATACACGCCCGACGACATCTCCGACCTCGACTACGACGAGGATCTCGGCTTTCCGGGCGAGGAGCCCTACACCCGCGGCATATACTCGACGATGCACCGCGGACGTCTCTGGACTATGCGTCAGTACTCGGGATTCGCTACCGCCGAGGAGACCAACGAGAGGTTCCATTACCTCTTAGATCAGGGTCAGACGGGTCTCTCAGTCGCCTTCGACCTCCCGAGTCAGATGGGACGTGACTCCGACCATCCACTCTCACAGGGTGAGGTCGGCAAGGCGGGTGTCGCGATAGACTCTCTCGCCGACTACGAGACTCTCTTTGACGGGATTCCCTTAGACGA from Candidatus Afararchaeum irisae includes:
- the priS gene encoding DNA primase catalytic subunit PriS, which produces MNDRTQSYVRGRFGDYYRRTSIDLPRSPDDREWAFIPFSGGMVRHRSLLDLGDLETWLADQKPRHVYFSSARYESPEASSMKAKGWTGAQLVFDLDADHLRETSPDDSYSEMLSNCKTALVRLVEFLVEDFGFDDVETVFSGGRGYHVHVYDDEVQRLGSEARREIVDYVQGMGFDPQLAFSDETAAGDFGRTPTGVKKLESGGWGRRIRDYILDFADEVAETEDGTAVERLREFEGVGQKKAEKLLSVFRDPDRREELARGNLDVVGGTRGFWETLMREAVSERRAEADEPVTTDTKRLIRLPGSLHGGTGLRVTRVEVDEIESFDPLTDAVVFSDSQIQVESSEPTTVEVGGRSFNIDEGVSKVPEYAGVFAVLRKDVELA